One Trueperaceae bacterium genomic window, ATGGCTAAGGTTGAGTTTGAGCGTACCAAACCTCACGTGAACGTTGGAACGATCGGGCACGTTGATCATGGAAAGACGACCCTTACGGCGGCGATTACGTTTACTGCCGCGGCAGCGGATCCTAGTATCGAAACCCAGAGTTACGATCAGATTGATAAGGCTCCGGAGGAGAAAGCACGGGGGATCACTATTAATACTGCCCACGTTGAATACCAAACTCCTGATCGTCATTATAGTCATGTTGATTGCCCTGGGCACGCGGATTACATTAAGAATATGATCACGGGTGCTGCGCAAATGGATGGTGCTGTTCTAGTGGTTAATGCGGCCGATGGGCCCATGCCACAAACTAGGGAGCATATTCTGCTTGCGCGACAAGTGGGCGTACCTTACATCGTAGTATTTATGAACAAGGAAGACATGGTTGATGACGAAGAGTTACTTGAACTCGTAGAGATGGAAGTGCGGGATATGTTGTCCGAATACGAGTTTCCTGGGGATGATATTCCAGTGGTGAAGGGTAGTGCTTTGAAAGCGTTAGAAGCTTTGGACGCTAACCCAAATGCACAACGCGGAGAAGATGAGTGGGTCGACAGGATTTGGCAGCTTCTAGATGCTATTGACAGTTATATACCTACGCCTGAGCGGGATGTTGACAAGCCGTTCCTGCTACCCGTAGAGGACGTGTTCACGATTACTGGTCGTGGGACGGTGGCCACTGGCCGCGTGGAGCGGGGAACAGTTAACACTGGCGAAGAAGTAGAGATAGTCGGCCTAAAAGAGACTACTACTAGCGTGGTGACAGGTGTTGAGATGCACCGGAAGACCCTGAATCAGGGTTTAGCCGGGGATAATGTTGGTGTGTTGCTTCGAGGTATAGCTCGGGAAGAGATTGATCGAGGTCAGGTTTTAGCGAAGCCCGGTTCTATTACACCTCACACTGAGTTTAAAGGTAGCGTGTATGTTTTAGCCAAGGCAGAAGGTGGTCGGCATAGCGCGTTCTTTTCTGGGTATCGTCCACAGTTTTACTTTCGGACGACTGATGTTACAGGTGTTGTGACGTTACCGGATGATGTGGAGATGGTTATGCCTGGGGATAATGTGGAGCTGATGGTGAGTTTGATTAAGCCGATAGCTATGGAGGAAGGCTTGCGGTTTGCTATCCGCGAGGGTGGTCGTACCGTTGGTGCGGGTGTCGTGACACAAGTCACCAAATAATCCTGCAAGGCCTTAGTTTTAGTTTGGTGACTGTACTTTCTTAACGGGAAGGACTCGCAAGGTGCTTAGTCTGCTATCATGACTGGATTGGGAGGACGCCATGGCAAGTGACGTTCGGATCAAGCTGTTGCTTGAGTGTTCAGAATGCAAGCGTCGCAACTACGCGACAAACAAAAATCGACGCAATACTCAAGGTAAACTTGAGCTTCGGAAATATTGTCGCTGGGATAGAAAGCATACTCTTCATCGGGAGGTCAAGGTCTGAGATGAATCGAGTGATCAATTATCTTCGTAACTCGCGAGCTGAGTTAGGTCGAGTTACTTGGCCGACTAGGAGTGAGGTATTCCAGTCTACCCAGGCAACCCTAGTTTTTGTACTTTTGACAGTGGCATTTCTGCTGGTTGCAGATAAAACTCTTGGTAGCCTTATCGGCTTGATCACCTGAAATTCCCTAATCGGGGGAGTTAGAGAGAATAATGAGTATAGAGTGGTATGCAATTCACACCTATGTTGGGCATGAGGAAAAGGTCAAGCAAAACATCCTGAATCGTGCCAAATCTCTCGGGATAGTTGACCATATATACCAAGTGGTCGTACCGACCGAAGAGACAGTTGAGCATGCTGGTGGCGGCAAAAGGGAGATTGTCGATCGGAAAATTTTTCCCGGGTATATATTTGTTCAGATGGACCTTGGCGACAATCCTGACGAACCAAACGAGTCGTGGGAGGTTGTGCGGTACACCCCGGGAGTGACGGGATTTGTGGGTACAGCTACTCACGCTGTGCCGCTTACTCGGGATGAGGAAGAGCGCATGCTGGCTTCTCTAGGAATTACCGGATCAAAAGAAACTCCAAAAGTGAAAATTTCTTTTACTCTTGGCGATATGGTACAGGTGACTGCAGGGCCATTCGCCGATTTTACTGGAGTTGTTTCTGAGGTTAATCCTGAGCGGGGTAAGGTAAAAGTGTTAGTCTCGATCTTCGGTCGAGAAACACCTGTTGAACTGGATTTCGCGCAGGTCTTGCGTACATAACAGTTTGCCCATTGGCTTGGGTAAATGGCGATTGAACCCCACCAAGCAGACTGTCTTGGCTAGGGGGAGCTAATAAGGAGGAACAATGGCTAAGAAGATCGAAGGATTGATAAAGTTGCAGCTGCAAGCAGGTGGGGCTACCCCTGCCCCTCCGGTAGGCCCTGCATTAGGGCAGTATGGTGCAAACATCATGCAATTCGTAAAAGAGTATAACGCTGCCACAGCATCCCAAGGTGATGCTATAATTCCGGTTGAAATTACCGTTTATGCTGACCGTTCATTTAGTTTTGTTACTAAGACTCCTCCGGCAAGCTATTTGATTCGTAAAGCCGCAGGTATACCTAAAGGATCTGGTGAGCCGAATCGAGAGAAAGTGGCCACATTGGCTTGGGATCAGTGCATAGAGATCGGTAAGTTGAAGATTGAGGACCTCAACGCCAATGACGAGGTAGCAGCTGCCAGGATTATTGCAGGTACAGCCCGTTCAATGGGAGTAGTAGTAGAGGGTACACCAGATGCCTAGGCAGGGAAAGCGTTACCTAAGCTTGCAAGAAAAAGTCGACCGGAACAGGACATATTCTGCGTCTGAGGCAGCTGAATTAGTTAAGGAGCTTGCCACGGCCAAATTTGATGAGACCGTCGAGGTTCATTTCCGGCTTGGTATTGATCCAACGAAATCCGAACAAAGTGTTCGCGGTACGGTTTCATTGCCACACGGAACTGGAAAGACAATTAGGGTTTTGGCGATCGTACAAGCTGAACAGGTTGCTGATGCTGAAGAGGCTGGTGCTGATATGGCTGGTGGCGAGGAAATTATCGAGAAAATATTAAGCGGCTGGATGGAGTTCGACGCTGTTGTCGCCACACCAAACATGATGGGTCAGATTGGTAGCAAACTTGGACGGATTCTTGGTCCCCGCGGGCTGCTTCCTAACCCGAAATCTGGTACAGTTGGCACTAATGTAGGCGAAATCGTTGGCCAACTTAAGGCAGGTCGTATTGAGTTTCGTAGCGATAAGACCGGTGTGGTACATGCGGCAATAGGCAAAGCCAGCTTTGCACCCGAAAAGCTTGCCGAGAACCTGGAGACTTTAAGAACCGCGCTTGAGGCTGTCAAGCCGGAAGGATCTCGCGGTATTTTCCTTCGAACCGCCTATGTATCATCTACAATGGGCCCTAGTGTTAGGGTGACAGTTTGAATTGAGTAACACCGGTGTGTAAAGGTGACCTTCCCTTTTGGTCGGGATTCACCAAGAGCACCTTGAAGGCGTTGGAGACAGCAGGGGCCGGACCAGGCTTAAAGATCCTGCCGAGGCGTTTCATTCTGCTTCGTGGTTGTTCCTAGGAAGGAACTTAAGTTCTTTAGTAAGAGGAAAGGCGGCGATGACTAACCCCAAAAATGTGGCATCGGTCGAGATGCTCAAAAGTGTTCTCGCTGAGGCGAAAACCTTCTTTTTGGTTGATTATCAGGGACTGGGTGCCGAGGAAATCAATGTTCTTAGGACGAAGATTCGTGCTGCTGGCGGAAGGATGCTTGTAGCTAAAAATCGACTCATCAACGTAGTTCTTCAGGACCAAGGAGTGGATGGATTCCAAGACATACTTAAAGGGCCTACCGCTTTGGTTGTTGTGGGTGACGATCCAGTTGGTCCTGCAAAGGCATTGGTAGACTTTGCTGACGAACACCTCCTCGACCTGCCGTTTCCTAAAGGAGGATTACTTGAAGGCACTGTGGTAGCGAGCGAGGCCATAAATCGCATCGCTGAGCTACCTGGAAGAGAACAACTATTGAGCCAAATAATTGGCCTTCTGCAGGCCCCTATGCAGCAACTTGTTGGAGTACTAGAAGGACCGTCGCGCAATTTGGTCTCTGTTTTACAAAATTACTCAGAAAAAATTAAGGAGAATTGAAATGGCTTTCGATAAAGATGGAATGGTTGAACAATTGAGTGGCTTGACAGTGTTAGAACTTGTGGATTTGCTGGATACATTGAAGGATAAGTGGGGTGTTGAAGCTGCAGCGGCAATGCCAGCCGGCGCCATGATGGCAGTTCCCGGCGGAGATGCTGATGCAGGAGTCGGCGCCGAGGAGCAGACTGAATTTACGGTAAGTATAACTAGTGCAGGTGAGAAGAAATTGCAGGTTATTAAGGCTGTTCGGGAAGTTGTTTCGGGACTGGGCCTTAAAGAAGCTAAAGAACTCGTGGAGTCTAATGGCGTGGTGCGGGAAGACGTTCCCAAGGAAGAGGCGGAAGAAATCAAGACTAAACTCGAGGAAGCTGGTGCTTCTGTCGAAGTAAAATAACAGCATTTTCACGAGACTAGAGAGGCACCAAGTCACCGTAACCTAGAATACGGCCACCACCTTTGGCATTAGGTTTAATGGTAGGCTGTCGTTACCAAATAGCTTTACGTGTTGATCGTATCTGGGGAGGAAAATGGAGAGCTGCGCAAATCAAGGTGCAATCCTTTACTTGCTAGCTAAGCACAGAATTATCAATTTGGGACGGAGTGGTGCCAAACGTACTACGTATAGGTGAAGGTATCTAGGTTGCAGGGATTAGTTAGCGTAATTCTAATCGACGGCATTGAGGGGTATAGGATGCTAAGTGAAGAAAGTCCCTGCGGAACAGATGTCTAGGTTGACGTTGCCGTGAAAGGCGCGTGGGGTTTATACAAGAAGTGAATAAGGGGTGAAGATGCGCGAAATCCGGGCTTTCGGTAGCATTCGCGAGGTCATAGACCTGCCGAATTTGACCAATATCCAAATTTCGTCTTATCAGCAGTTTCTTCAACATGGCGTTATTGCGCCTGAAAGGCAAGAAACCGGTCTTCAAGCGGCCTTCAAAGAGGTTTTTCCGATCGATGAAACCGAACGAGGGCGACAGACGGGTCTGGTTCTTGATTTTTTAGAGTACACTCTCCAAGAACCTGAATATTCTCCCGAAGAATGTAGAGAAAAGGATTTGAGCTACCACACGGGTCTTTTTGCAAAGCTCCAGCTCGTCCACAAAGATACTGGTTTGATCAAAGAGGATCAGGTGTTTCTTGGTGATTTGCCGCTAATGACCGATGACGGCTCTTTCGTTATCAATGGTGCAGATCGAGTTATTGTTTCGCAGATACATCGGTCTCCAGGCGTGTACTTTACCTCGTCTTTGAAGGGCCCTAATCGGGGTCTTACTGCAAGCGTTATTCCAATGCCGAAACGTGGTCCTTGGATAGAGATCGAGTTTGATAATTCAGATGTACTTTGGATGAAAGTTAATAAACGCAAATTCCCATTCACGCTCATCCTGCGTGTTCTCGGCTACAGTGATGACCAAATCCTTAACTTGTTTTCAGGTAACGAGGACTTGGTTACGCCTACATTTGAGAGTGAAGGGGCTGCCGGCATTACGTCTGACGAGGCCTTGTTGAGGTTATTCACGGTATTGAGACCCGGCGATCCTCCGAAGGTAGACAAAGCTGCGAATTACCTTTCGAGCCTTCTTGCTGATCCGCGACGCTACGATTTAGGCGATTCAGGACGTTTTAAGGTAAATTCTAAGCTTGGCCTTGACCATGAAGTGGGTACGTTGCTTGGGTATGAGGATGGGAAGTTCGTCGATTACGGTTTATTACCGACAATCCAGTACCTTGTAAAACTTCAAGCCGGTGAGGACGGTTATCGAGAAGACGATATAGATCACTTGGGGAACCGTCGTATAAGAACAGTTGGAGAATTAGTAGGCGACCAAATTAGAGTAGGTCTTGGCCGCATGGCACGAGGGGTTCGAGAACGTATGTTACTAGGCAACCCTGACGCAGCCACCCCTCAAAAACTTGTTAATAACCGGCCTATTGTTGCTGCCTTAAGGGAATTTTTTGGTCGGAGTCAGCTGAGCCAGTTTAAAGATCAAGTTAACCCGCTTTCAGAATTGAGACACAAACGCCGTATTTCGGCTCTCGGGCCAGGTGGTTTGACCAGAGAACGGGCAGGGTTCGACGTGCGGGATGTTCATAGGACGCACTATGGTCGCATATGTCCCATCGAAACTCCTGAGGGAGCTAATATTGGACTAATAACTTCATTGGCGTCTTATGCCCAGGTTAATGGGCTCGGATTTATTGAAGCTCCGTACCGTAAGGTGGCAAAAGGCAAAGTTACGGACGACGTAGTTTACATGACGGCACATACTGAGGACGACTACATCATCGCCCAAGCAAATACTCCCGTTGGAGAAGGGGGATCTTTTTCGGCCGATTCAATAGTCGCTCGTAGCTTAGGAGATCCGGTATTTGTGGATCCGGCTGAGGTTGATTACATGGATGTTTCGCCTAAGCAGATAATATCTGTTCCGACGGCGCTGATTCCATTTCTTGAGCATGATGATGCCAACCGGGCCCTCATGGGTTCGAAT contains:
- the tuf gene encoding elongation factor Tu, translating into MAKVEFERTKPHVNVGTIGHVDHGKTTLTAAITFTAAAADPSIETQSYDQIDKAPEEKARGITINTAHVEYQTPDRHYSHVDCPGHADYIKNMITGAAQMDGAVLVVNAADGPMPQTREHILLARQVGVPYIVVFMNKEDMVDDEELLELVEMEVRDMLSEYEFPGDDIPVVKGSALKALEALDANPNAQRGEDEWVDRIWQLLDAIDSYIPTPERDVDKPFLLPVEDVFTITGRGTVATGRVERGTVNTGEEVEIVGLKETTTSVVTGVEMHRKTLNQGLAGDNVGVLLRGIAREEIDRGQVLAKPGSITPHTEFKGSVYVLAKAEGGRHSAFFSGYRPQFYFRTTDVTGVVTLPDDVEMVMPGDNVELMVSLIKPIAMEEGLRFAIREGGRTVGAGVVTQVTK
- the rpmG gene encoding 50S ribosomal protein L33: MASDVRIKLLLECSECKRRNYATNKNRRNTQGKLELRKYCRWDRKHTLHREVKV
- a CDS encoding preprotein translocase subunit SecE, with product MNRVINYLRNSRAELGRVTWPTRSEVFQSTQATLVFVLLTVAFLLVADKTLGSLIGLIT
- the nusG gene encoding transcription termination/antitermination factor NusG: MSIEWYAIHTYVGHEEKVKQNILNRAKSLGIVDHIYQVVVPTEETVEHAGGGKREIVDRKIFPGYIFVQMDLGDNPDEPNESWEVVRYTPGVTGFVGTATHAVPLTRDEEERMLASLGITGSKETPKVKISFTLGDMVQVTAGPFADFTGVVSEVNPERGKVKVLVSIFGRETPVELDFAQVLRT
- the rplK gene encoding 50S ribosomal protein L11; this encodes MAKKIEGLIKLQLQAGGATPAPPVGPALGQYGANIMQFVKEYNAATASQGDAIIPVEITVYADRSFSFVTKTPPASYLIRKAAGIPKGSGEPNREKVATLAWDQCIEIGKLKIEDLNANDEVAAARIIAGTARSMGVVVEGTPDA
- a CDS encoding 50S ribosomal protein L1, producing the protein MPRQGKRYLSLQEKVDRNRTYSASEAAELVKELATAKFDETVEVHFRLGIDPTKSEQSVRGTVSLPHGTGKTIRVLAIVQAEQVADAEEAGADMAGGEEIIEKILSGWMEFDAVVATPNMMGQIGSKLGRILGPRGLLPNPKSGTVGTNVGEIVGQLKAGRIEFRSDKTGVVHAAIGKASFAPEKLAENLETLRTALEAVKPEGSRGIFLRTAYVSSTMGPSVRVTV
- the rplJ gene encoding 50S ribosomal protein L10 produces the protein MVGIHQEHLEGVGDSRGRTRLKDPAEAFHSASWLFLGRNLSSLVRGKAAMTNPKNVASVEMLKSVLAEAKTFFLVDYQGLGAEEINVLRTKIRAAGGRMLVAKNRLINVVLQDQGVDGFQDILKGPTALVVVGDDPVGPAKALVDFADEHLLDLPFPKGGLLEGTVVASEAINRIAELPGREQLLSQIIGLLQAPMQQLVGVLEGPSRNLVSVLQNYSEKIKEN
- a CDS encoding 50S ribosomal protein L7/L12, which produces MAFDKDGMVEQLSGLTVLELVDLLDTLKDKWGVEAAAAMPAGAMMAVPGGDADAGVGAEEQTEFTVSITSAGEKKLQVIKAVREVVSGLGLKEAKELVESNGVVREDVPKEEAEEIKTKLEEAGASVEVK
- a CDS encoding DNA-directed RNA polymerase subunit beta codes for the protein MREIRAFGSIREVIDLPNLTNIQISSYQQFLQHGVIAPERQETGLQAAFKEVFPIDETERGRQTGLVLDFLEYTLQEPEYSPEECREKDLSYHTGLFAKLQLVHKDTGLIKEDQVFLGDLPLMTDDGSFVINGADRVIVSQIHRSPGVYFTSSLKGPNRGLTASVIPMPKRGPWIEIEFDNSDVLWMKVNKRKFPFTLILRVLGYSDDQILNLFSGNEDLVTPTFESEGAAGITSDEALLRLFTVLRPGDPPKVDKAANYLSSLLADPRRYDLGDSGRFKVNSKLGLDHEVGTLLGYEDGKFVDYGLLPTIQYLVKLQAGEDGYREDDIDHLGNRRIRTVGELVGDQIRVGLGRMARGVRERMLLGNPDAATPQKLVNNRPIVAALREFFGRSQLSQFKDQVNPLSELRHKRRISALGPGGLTRERAGFDVRDVHRTHYGRICPIETPEGANIGLITSLASYAQVNGLGFIEAPYRKVAKGKVTDDVVYMTAHTEDDYIIAQANTPVGEGGSFSADSIVARSLGDPVFVDPAEVDYMDVSPKQIISVPTALIPFLEHDDANRALMGSNMQSQAVPLVKADAPYVGTGVEERVSRDSGTVLVTEESGTVTYVDANRIVIESSQKVEKTYPLVRFQRSNQNTNLDQHPIVSLGEKVEAGQVIADGPASQNGRLALGQNILIAIMPFDGYNFEDAIVLSEKLVRTDVYTSIHIEKFEKEARDTKLGPEKVTRDIPGLSEAALRDLDEDGVVRIGAEVKQGDILVGHTSFKGEKDPTPEERLLRSIFGEKAREVKDTSLRVPPGDGGVVLRTVRFNRGDDGVELKPGVQEMVRVYIAQKRRLIEGDKLANRHGNKGVVAKILPPEDMPYLEDGTPVDLVFNPLGVPSRMNLGQILETHLGLAAYKHGVSFVTPVFDGAGEENIKSLLGEAADNDILEKNKSGYEPDKRQLEVLRRSAKLGIIPDDLDPDEAQKALLKAGKAVLYDGRTGEVIDAPIVVGIMYVMKLYHMVEDKMHARSTGPYSLITQQPLGGKAQFGGQRLGEMECWALQAHGAAYTLQEMLTIKSDDIDGRNAAYEAIVKGNDVLEPTIPESFKVLVKELHSLGLDVKVLDEAEKAVTIFDESGRQW